Proteins from a single region of Streptomyces spectabilis:
- a CDS encoding dipeptide ABC transporter ATP-binding protein, producing MTAPAPKGAAPQAAPALRVRDLSVTFTGPRGAVTAADGVTFDLARGEVLGLVGESGSGKSTVGLAAMGLHDPARTRVTGSVQVGGTEVVGASDAALRALRGSRVAMVFQDALAALSPFHSVGAQLAEAYRVHHRGASRAEAGDRAVDILERVGIAAARSREYPHQFSGGMRQRVMIAMALINSPDVLIADEPTTALDARVQRQVLDLLDELRHEHGTAVVLVTHDVGVVAHAADRVLVMRDSQQLELGPAERVLTAPEHPYTRALIGAAPTLATVPGTRLPTVDEPEPKPRTAARGLVTPPERPLAEVAGLHVEFGGGRTLLGRRREPARAVRGVSLQVREGETLGLVGESGSGKSTTARVLAGLQRPTAGEVRFDGRDISGAAGSAALRRALSREVQLVFQDPYASLNPRRTVQEIVTTPLRVHTRAGAGERRERAAELLEQVGLSADHLDRYPHEFSGGQRQRIGIARALALRPRLIIADEPVSALDVSVQAQVLNLLMDLRDELGLSLLFVSHDLAVVRHFCDRVAVMRGGTVVETGTRDEVFGRPSAAYTRELLDAVV from the coding sequence ATGACCGCCCCTGCTCCGAAGGGCGCCGCTCCGCAGGCCGCTCCCGCGCTGCGCGTACGCGATCTGAGCGTGACGTTCACCGGGCCGCGCGGCGCCGTCACCGCCGCCGATGGCGTCACCTTCGACCTGGCGCGCGGTGAAGTGCTCGGCCTGGTGGGGGAGTCGGGATCGGGCAAGTCCACCGTCGGCCTGGCCGCCATGGGCCTGCACGACCCGGCGCGGACCCGCGTCACCGGCAGCGTCCAGGTCGGCGGCACGGAGGTCGTCGGCGCGTCCGACGCGGCGCTGCGCGCGCTGCGCGGCTCCCGGGTGGCCATGGTGTTCCAGGACGCCCTCGCCGCCCTGTCCCCCTTCCACTCGGTGGGCGCGCAGCTCGCCGAGGCCTACCGCGTCCACCACCGCGGCGCGTCGCGCGCGGAGGCCGGGGACCGGGCGGTCGACATCCTGGAGCGGGTCGGCATCGCCGCCGCCCGCTCCCGTGAGTACCCGCACCAGTTCTCCGGCGGCATGCGCCAGCGCGTGATGATCGCGATGGCGCTGATCAACAGCCCGGACGTGCTCATCGCGGACGAGCCGACGACCGCGCTCGACGCCCGCGTCCAGCGCCAGGTCCTCGACCTGCTCGACGAGTTGCGGCACGAGCACGGCACCGCCGTCGTCCTGGTCACCCACGATGTGGGCGTGGTCGCGCACGCCGCCGACCGCGTCCTGGTCATGCGCGACAGCCAGCAGCTGGAGCTGGGCCCCGCCGAGCGGGTGCTCACCGCCCCCGAGCACCCCTACACCCGCGCCCTGATCGGCGCGGCCCCCACGCTCGCCACCGTCCCGGGCACCCGTCTGCCCACGGTCGACGAGCCGGAGCCGAAGCCGCGCACGGCCGCTCGGGGCCTGGTCACGCCCCCCGAGCGCCCGCTCGCCGAAGTCGCCGGGCTGCACGTCGAGTTCGGCGGCGGCCGCACCCTGCTCGGGCGGCGCCGCGAGCCCGCCCGCGCGGTGCGCGGCGTCAGCCTCCAGGTGCGCGAGGGCGAGACCCTCGGCCTGGTCGGCGAGTCCGGCTCCGGCAAGTCCACCACCGCCCGGGTGCTCGCCGGGCTCCAGCGGCCGACCGCGGGCGAGGTCCGCTTCGACGGCCGCGACATCTCCGGCGCCGCCGGCTCCGCCGCGCTGCGCCGCGCGCTCAGCCGCGAGGTGCAGCTGGTCTTCCAGGATCCGTACGCCTCGCTGAACCCGCGGCGCACCGTGCAGGAGATCGTCACCACGCCGCTCAGGGTGCACACCCGGGCCGGCGCGGGCGAGCGCCGCGAGCGCGCCGCGGAACTCCTCGAACAGGTCGGCCTGTCCGCCGACCACCTGGACCGCTACCCGCACGAGTTCTCCGGCGGCCAGCGCCAGCGCATCGGCATCGCCCGCGCGCTCGCCCTGCGCCCCCGGCTGATCATCGCGGACGAGCCGGTCTCCGCCCTTGATGTGTCCGTGCAGGCACAGGTCCTGAACCTGCTGATGGACCTGCGCGACGAGCTTGGCCTCTCGCTCCTGTTCGTCTCGCACGACCTGGCCGTCGTACGGCACTTCTGCGACCGGGTCGCGGTCATGCGGGGCGGCACGGTCGTCGAGACCGGCACCCGGGACGAGGTCTTCGGCCGGCCGAGCGCCGCGTACACCCGCGAGCTGCTCGACGCCGTGGTCTGA
- a CDS encoding ABC transporter permease, translating into MLAYVIRRALQAVVVLLAISATAFALFYAAPSDPAVIACGPKCDASQIAAVRESMGLDEPVLAQYADYVRGLFAGRTIADVDGTPIACDAPCLGYSYALHEPVRAAITSRFPVTLSLAAGALAVILVVGVGAGFVSALRRGRPTDRLLSAFTLVGASVQIFFLGYALQYLLVYRTGWFALPGYTSPGDDPGAWLAGLLLPWLVLGFVNAAVFARLSRAQMLEVMHEGYVRTARGKGLSPLRAHLRYTARGAAPPLVQLLGLEVGALLGGAFITETVFGLSGVGKLAVDAVVQNDLPTVVGTVLLAAFFVVVFVAVADLVVAWLDPRVRLA; encoded by the coding sequence ATGCTCGCCTACGTCATCCGACGGGCCCTGCAGGCGGTCGTGGTCCTCCTCGCGATCTCCGCGACCGCCTTCGCGCTGTTCTACGCGGCGCCGTCCGACCCGGCCGTCATCGCCTGCGGCCCCAAGTGCGACGCCTCCCAGATCGCGGCGGTGCGCGAGTCCATGGGCCTGGACGAGCCGGTCCTCGCGCAGTACGCCGACTATGTGCGCGGCCTGTTCGCGGGCCGCACCATCGCGGACGTCGACGGCACCCCGATCGCCTGCGACGCCCCCTGCCTCGGCTACTCCTACGCCCTGCACGAGCCCGTCCGCGCGGCCATCACCAGCCGCTTCCCGGTCACGCTCTCGCTCGCGGCGGGCGCGCTCGCCGTCATCCTGGTCGTCGGCGTCGGCGCGGGCTTCGTGTCCGCGCTGCGCCGCGGCAGGCCCACCGACCGCCTCCTGTCCGCCTTCACCCTGGTCGGCGCCAGCGTGCAGATCTTTTTCCTCGGCTACGCGCTCCAGTACCTGCTCGTCTACCGGACCGGCTGGTTCGCGCTGCCCGGCTACACCTCGCCCGGCGACGACCCGGGCGCCTGGCTCGCGGGCCTGCTGCTGCCCTGGCTCGTGCTCGGCTTCGTCAACGCGGCCGTCTTCGCCCGGCTCTCCCGCGCCCAGATGCTGGAGGTCATGCACGAGGGCTACGTCCGCACCGCGCGCGGCAAGGGCCTCAGCCCGCTGCGCGCCCATCTCAGATACACCGCGCGCGGGGCCGCTCCGCCCCTGGTGCAGCTCCTCGGCCTGGAGGTGGGCGCGCTGCTCGGCGGCGCGTTCATCACCGAGACCGTCTTCGGGCTCAGCGGCGTCGGCAAGCTCGCCGTGGACGCCGTCGTCCAGAACGACCTGCCGACCGTCGTGGGCACCGTGCTGCTCGCCGCGTTCTTCGTCGTGGTGTTCGTCGCCGTCGCCGACCTCGTGGTCGCGTGGCTCGATCCGAGGGTGAGGCTCGCATGA